ACCACctggttttaatgcagttcTACATTTCTAGGGGAAACACCAACACCTGGTCGTACCATGTCTGCCAGGGCAATGTAGAGAAACATGCCCCCTGCCAGGGCAAAGATCCACTGGGGTGAGAAGCTGTTTCCTGCCAGGATGCCAAAGCCCATGCCCAAGTAGCAGcagcaggcagacaggaagtTGAAGAACAGAGCCTGCTGGATGCTCATCCCAGCATTCAACAAGATCACAAAGTCAcctggggggagagagagagaagcaatatttttaacaaatgtattcagggtTCTTGCACAATATTGTGGTTCTTGCACCATATCGCAACGCGAGTAATGTAGCAGCATCATTTATTTCAAAGGTCTGATGGCAACGCTGAACGCTCCATGGCCGTAGCGTAGCTCCTACACAAGCCATCCAACATTGTTTTGTAACATCACCACAAAATCCCCTCTTCATTTCATGGTCTAGGTCCACCAAATTGCACCTTGCCTCATACTCGTTTCCTTCTGGCAACCACCTCTGAAACGTATCTTCCTCCAACCATTTTTCATTCAACTTGCATCTCCCCAACTTGGCTCATCCCTAGCTAGAAACTACTGACGACCACGAACAGATGACACGCACCCAGACGTCAACCTCTGTAGCTAGCTTCAGTATTGTATAATGGCAGAGCAAGTTAATCAAACAAATACACGCTAATTAGATGTTTCACTGAGCGTGAACATTTTCCCCATCAGCCTTAAACACACCATCTGCAAATGTAATACCTACTGCACATTTTAAGTCAATTCCATAATTTATTACCTCAAATTTCCCTGATTTGATTTTAGGAGCCACGGGAACCCTGGTATTATACCAGGATGTGGCACATTGCACTCTGCTACCTAACAGTTATAGGACCCTCCTCTTTACCACtaagaaacaagaaaaggaaccaggcaagcataGTCCTGCTGGCCCGCctttagaagggatgaatgttgttgcccaggTTGGATTCGACTgagtctttaaccactacgctatttaaacagccaATGTGGGTGCACGTgatacgtgtgtagagatgtggtgtctgttaaCTTGCATCGTCAAACCAATTAGTCTGAACTCCACGCttccctacattagttaacatccaaaccaacaacaggtataacaggatcgcTACACTACTGTACATTCAACACGTTCAATTAGAAAGAAATTACTATAATGAAAATGACTTAaatcacttcatggctgatttgtttctttagaaaacaaatagacatTTGAACAGAAAATCATTACGCCATTTAAACTATGCTGTGTaaattgaaaatgagagcaaTAACACAAAGTTGTAGTATAGAACTGAACAAAACCGAATTCCTGATTTGTTTGGGCCATGGCAAGGATCAAACCCCAGTTGCCTGCGTGAGAGGCCATGTCTGTAATCACTATGCtttttaacaatgggtagtcactcagtcattcactcagaaagagacattcgctcttctttggccagctccacttacgcagtccggcaaaaatctgaagagatttcagatTGTATGCCATTCTACACATTTATTTACTGAGGattaaatacaattacaaaccagaaaaggaaccaggcaagcctagttcagccggcccacaccTGAATGTGATAAGAGTGGTTACCACGCTCACTGAATGGCCTCCCAcgtgagtggctgtgtctttaaccgcaagccgttttaacagcttattagccagtattagtcttactagtatctaactttcAACTTGAAcctaacacagccaaagctatttcattgaGATGCTTTCATTATTTGACCTTGAggtgcttcttatggagccactccttagttgcccgggctgtgtgttccaggtcgttgtcatgctgaaagacccagccacaacccatcttcaatgctcttactgagggaaggaggttgttggccaagatctcgcgatacatggccccatccatcctcccctcaatacggtgcagtaggcctgtcccctttgcagaaaagcatccccaaagaatgatgtttccacttccatgcttcacggttgggatggtgttcttggggttgtactcatccttcttcctccaaacacaacgagtggagtttagtccaaaaagctctatttttgtctcatcagaccacatgaccgtctcgcattcctcttctggatcatccagatggtgattggcaaacttcagacaggcctggctcgaggagggggaccttgcgtgcgctgcaggattttaatccatgacggcatagtgtgttactaatggttttctttgagactgtggtcccagctctcttcaggtaatttaccaggtcctgccgtgtagttctgggctgatccttcaccttcctcatgatcattgatgccccattgaccgtcatcttgaacttcttccattttctaataattgcaccaacagttgttgccttctcaccaagctgcttgcctattgtcctgtagcctattccagccttgtgcaagtctacaatgttatccctgatgtccttacacagctctctggtcttggccattgtggagaggttggcgtctgtttgattgagtatgtggacaggggtcttttatacaggtaaccagttcaaacaggtgcagttaatacaggaaaagagtggagaacaggaaggcttcttaaagaaaaactaacaggtctgtgagagccggaattcttactgtcatgcaataaaatgctaaatcattattttaaaaaatcatacaatgtgattttctggatttttgttttagattccatctcccacagttgaagtgtacctatgataaaaattacagacctctacatgctttgtaagtaggaagacctgcaatatcggcagtgtatcaaatcctAATACATAACTTGCTGGGACTGTGATGAGAttcgaacgcgggacctattAGTTGTAGGTTCGAGTCTCTAACCACTGTGATGTTTAACAAGGGGCACTCACATCAGATATTGACAGTCTCTCCTATCTGTTAGGTATGCAAGCAACTCAGAAAAATGTTTGACCTATTTCAATAACAAAAAAGCAGTTCTAAACTCCTCTGCGTTTACATAGCTGAGGACTTGACATGGACTAGCAACACCAAGGGGGAGGTGACTCAACTCCCTAACACGCAAACAGAACTAGCGGTGCAGCTATTGTGAGTGCTGCAAGTCCATCTTGTTTTCCTTTGTGTATGTGGATTAATCCGAGTAGAGAAACATGCTTAATGCCCATCTTCAAGCTGACTGTCACTGAATGTTTCATGTATGTTTCGACATGTCCCTACATTAATATACTGTGGTTCATTCACATTTGATTTTGGGGCCTTGTAAGGGAAAAGCCTGACACGAAATGCAGGTGAAGTATGACCTATAAACCAGTGGAACATCTTGTAATAGTATGTTAAAAAGCAGACTCACCTAGCTCGTGTGGGAATTCCTCACAAAGTATGGCCACTGAAGTGCTGATGCCTTGGAACGTTGAGGCAGTGAAAGATGCTCCAATGGCCAGGCCATCGATGAAGTTGTGGAGGCCGTCGCTCAGTGTGATCATCCAGGCCAGCGTGCCGATATCAGAGTACGCCGTACCCTTTAGCCAATAGCAACCTCCTCTGCTGGTCCCTCCCCCGAGGCTCTGCGAGTCCTATGGGGAAGAAGTTTAAGGGGCGGGgcagtgtgggtgtgtcttataGGTGGGGTcagtgtggggtgtgtgtgctcTTACCGGCGTGGTTAGGGCGGGTGTGAGCATGCggtccccctctcctccatcaaCCCTGGGGAGGCTAAGCCCCGCCTCCCCGTTCTGCTGCAGCTTCTCGGTCATGCCCTCCTCCATGTCTCCGTTGGCTGCGGCGTACAGTTGCTCCGAGGCTGGGAAGTGGCTGTGACCATGTCCCTGACCctggtgagggagagagaaaagcaggACCATCAGCAAGCCAATCACTAGAGGTCTATAGGTGTGTGGAAAGAGGAAATGGAGTTAAGGATTCCTTACTTTGTGTGTAGACAATGTAGTATTTTAGTAAATTGTAAACTGGGACAGAGAGTTTAGGCTGGATCGACACTGTGACTGTGCATACAGTTAATGCCTTTAGTTAGGAGAGGACTCCATAATTGGTTTAAGAGGCCAGAAAACTGGTATCACTGCTGAACATGGTGGAGCATGACGGCTGTACACTCTTCGTCTGGCTGAAACTGGTATAGTTGATAGCTCAAATCTGGTTTAAATCATATGGCTCAATGCAGCACTACAGTGGATGACCACCAGAGGGGAGCGTCACCTTGATCAATGCTACTGTCTTGAACTCTCATGCCTCTGGCCAGGTAGTCTtggaaatctttttttaaatcattacttaacatattttaaaatgttgtgtttgttagcATCATTTGGGTTTCCATCCAGATTGGCAAATAAAAGGCTCAAGTTCAACTTATCCAGCTGAACACTAACTGGCCAATAAGAATGAAATCAGGCTTGTAACATCAGGCAGCTTCTGTACTTATTCATCCAGTTTCTCTGCCAACCCCATTTTCAATTCAGCAAGTCTCTTGCCTTAGACAAAAGCTGTTTTATCAGATTATTTGTGTGAACTGCAATCTTAGACAAAGCAAGCCTTGAGGAAACTTGTGTGAAGCAGTACACGTGTAACTCAAAAGCTGATACAACTGACGTGTCCTCCCTACTACGCCCACACAAAGCACACAGTATCCAACCCCATTAGTACAGTATGGCAACACAAGAACAAAGAAGATTAGCTACTGACGTATATGTATACAAATAGAAAGGAAACAAACGTTAATGAACGCGGTGATAAcgaaacaaaagaaatgtaatatataaataacttTGGTATGCCGcaaccataaccataaccctaacccatctgAAGGTCAGTGAATGCTGCGATTAGCAGATCCTGTTCATTTACTGGAAAACCACACCCGGTCCTCAGCTAGGCATACAGGCCAAACCGGCCAAGGAAGTGAAGACTTCATTTGAATAGGTATCAGATTTTTGCACACATTCACGATGCTTATCTCCGCCCCCCATATATGGGCCAATGCTTATCTGGGTATAACTTCTGAGCCTTGGAAAGGATGAGTGGATGTTTGAACATGTTATAAGGCCACTCCAAATAACATTGTTTCTTCTACAAACCTGGAATCCAGTCCATTCACATATGTTCCATTCCAAAAccagcacacctgattccacTTGAAAAACAACATAACTAAAGGGGACAACATGGAAAAATTATACTGCACTACTAGCACACATACAAGTGATAACTATCAGTACACATCAGCAGTTAATCtttgaagttaatgtttcaaattataTGTATCTACTAACGCTTTCGGAGTGCCAGTGATATTCCCGATTTCAACGTTCACACTGGTCCAtatatcagtttgcattgacttgtaatctccttatacttGCCATCGACacacagtactatccttcccaccctgGACTTgctagtactataccagtcagtaatATCCTTCCCACCCTGGACTTGCcagtactataccagtcagtactatccttcccaccctgGACTTGCcagtactataccagtcagtactatccttcccaccgTGGTCTTGCcagtactataccagtcagtactatccttcccaccctgGACTTGCcagtactataccagtcagtactatccttcccaccctgGACTTGCcagtactataccagtcagtactatccttcccaccctgAACCACCATGGACTTGCcagtactataccagtcagtattATCCTTCCCACCCTGAACCACCATGGACTTGCcagtactataccagtcagtactatccttcccaccctgAACCACCATGGACTTGCcagtactataccagtcagtactatccttcccaccctgGACTTGCTAGTTTTATTTGAGTGTCGTTCCATAAGGGAAGACGAGGAAGAGAAATCAtattattgtttagaggcaggattctacagaGTGCTCCGTAAGTTAATTGACTAGTAAAATCGGGTGTGGTCATATTGGAAATGGAAGGTACAAAATGTACGAGGTGACTGATGGTTTAGAGGAAAGGATGTAAATGGAACAGAATCACTTTTCTGGTTTCTGAACGGCAGATGTGTCACTAGAATAAGCCCAACCCCACGCCCcacccgggacagaaagtacagggttttgaatgtacatgcggaacatTTCTATGTACACTCTAGCGGCCTAcacatctacattgtcataatgctcAAGTCGGATTTATAGATAAATCGATCATGGGatatttatgtattattataattttttggtcaatttaaaATCCAGGGGTtttcataaaagatccagggctatagccccagacgcccaagcctaacgacgccactgctgAACGGTGTGTTCACATGGAAACCACAGACGAGCTTTGCACTGGGGAAACGTTAATGTCGTTTTAAACCCGAAATCCTTGACTTCTTTCTCATGTTTGTCTTGTGCTTTTTTCAGTTCCTCACTGATCCCAAAGCAAATACTACTGACCATGGTTGAGCGTCAATTAAAGGCGCCTTGTGTACTCACCTTGTCCTTCCTCTTGAGTAGCATCTTCAGGACCTTCTCAGTGAAGAAGAACAGGTAGAACCCTCCGAACACCACTGTTGACTTGGACACATAGTTGTCCACCATTGGGTCAAAGCCAAACGCCTGGTAGGTAGAGAAGTCAGTTAATTAAAGCCTATGACAGGGCTATTCAGGTCCAGTCCTGGAGGGCCAAAACATTTCCTCTGGGACCGAAGTTGAGTAGCCACAGCTAAGGGCActagagacaaagacagaatcTAATGAAAGCCGAcagaaaacaacactgaaaagCCTAAGACAGTAGACACAACAAAATCCCTCGATTGGTTTGTGTAAAAACACGTCAATGGCTTGACTAAACTAAGCGTAGTTTAAGAAGAGAATCACTTGCATGTAGCTTATGGCTCAGTGTTCATTCAACACACGTTGGCAGAAGGTGACGATGGAATGTGAATGGGTTTGCTAATATTTGACTATAAATCAATGTATTTGTATAaacacaaattacagtgtgtgtagtgtttgaATCAATTGTATTGGGAATGTCAGCAATGAAACCACTTGTGACCCCACATCCACCAAACGCTAGCTGTCCACAGCTAATGGAGACAATACTCAACCATACCAGGTGCCAACAAGTCTAGCAAAGTTAGGTCAACATCCCCTGATATCATCCAGGGAGCAGACAGCAGCCTACAGCTGGAAGGACAGTGGATTATCTCTAAACGCTGTCCAGAGTCAAGGGCGCAAACATGGATACCAATAAAGACACTCATTTTGGGTGTTAGTTTTTATCATTTTGCAGCGTGGGGACCAGTTGTAATAGTTTTGAGATAGAAAGGTTTATATGGCATGATGAGGACAGTTAAAATAACAGGCTGTATATTAGAGTATATTAATGCTAGAGTCCATATTAACAAAGCCTGTAGAAAGAGGGCTGATCGAGGATCAGTTTTGACTTAGATCCAAATGAATACTATTGTATGGACAATCTGCTCCTTGATCAGCACTCCTACTCTTAGATGGTTGGTGGATACGGGCTGAAACTAGTGTCGGAGGCTCAGCCCTTTGTTCACCTTCAGGGAGAGACAGTGCATCCCTTTATCTAGATCTATGCCCCAGAGTAATGTATTTAGAGTTGAGTTATAAGGGTGCCAAATTCTATAGTTGGTACACTGAGATTGCCATATTATGCACtgacatacaaaaaaaagaataacaagAAAATGACCATTTGTTTATGGCAACAACATTAGTTCCAAATGAACATAACACAGGGAATATTACTACTATTATAAAATTATTACATACTATTATAACAATACTAATGTATTTAACTCCATGTCAGAGCCTTTTTTGACAGGATTTTGAATTTGAGAAACCACAGAGGTTGTTATTGCACAATGACACGGCGACATGAAGCGTATTACAAAGGGAATATTAGCATGCCCTTCACAATACCTCTGGGATGAGCTGAAACAGGGCATTGGAGTAGAGGGTGCCTATGGCCAGGGCTATGAAGTAGAGCAGCAGGCGCTTGTAAAACGTTTTCCTCATAAAGGGGACCACGCTGGCCCCCACCAGCGAACACAGAGAGATGAGCGTCACGCACAGGAACCCATAACCCCAAACTGACCAcaacgaggagagaggagaaggggagggagggtcAAAGGgcaggagagaaaaaaagggtCAGAAAAAAAGGAGGTGGAAATTagtcaaaaacaaacatgacatgAATTTTTAAAAGCTCGTAGTTTTATCCCTTTTCGGAAGGAGAAACCTGAGGATATTAAACCGATGGATGAAACTGCCCTGAAGGAAAGAATCAAAATCACCCACATTTCACCCAGGTAACTGGAAGTGCCCAATCAGTGGGACTGTCCATTCACAGACCTCTTTGTTTGGTTTGAGACCAATGGAAAGGTAACATTCCCGTGCGTTAGAACTGTATGATTAGAGGACACAGTGATTTGTTTCCTGTCAGATCTGGGGGTTCAAACCTGACACCGCCTGTGATCAACAAGAGGGAGATTATTAGGGAGCAATTATGTCAAAGGACAGAGCAACAGCATCCTCAGAACCCTTGGAGGCTGGGGGAGTGTGCAAGAATAATGAGATTAATcaggtaaatatatatatagacaggaaagacacacacacacacacacacacacacccccacacgcGCACGCAAAGTGAGACCTGTTCTCCTGTCCTGGAATTATCACTGGCGACAACTTAAACATGAAAGCTGCCTGAACAGGAGACACGGCAGAAGTTACACATTACCTCTGTTACAAGCCCTTTGTAATGGCACTGGCACATCAACCCATTGCTTTTTAAAGACTTTAAGTTAATTTACAAAGGGAAGACAAGTGGCAGGACATTGCCCACTCGGCCTTGTTTCACTCAGCTGAGGTTAGAGACACTAACTACTCTACATCCAGTGAGTCTTTCAGCCAACTAGTCTTCTGACCCCCCAGCCGGTCTGCCTCTCAGCCAGCTAGTCTTACAGCCTCTCATCTTCTCAGATGAATTGTTACATGTTTCCCACCTCCCTCTTTGTTCCTGTTTAGTCTTCAGTTGTTTTGCCTTTACAGTTCTACAATCCACTCAGGATCCTTGAAAAGCACTACATACAGAACAGTCAGAGTTCTTTTGAATGTCCAAACACTTTTAGATGGCACTGTAAATTGCATGTGTTActactacatacattttaactAGTTTGCAGTGGCTTGGTGGTTGCTGAACTAAACAAACTATGTTGTTTTCTTCTAGTAGTTCATTTTTAACTTTTTTCCCCCTGGaactacatttgtttttgtctattcCTTGCCtactaaattaaataaattacacattttgaCTCCAGATTTACCTGTTCTTGCTATCTGTAGTCTATAGCATGTCACATTTATCACAAAGTAGCTTGGATATAGTGAACTTGTTTTTATCTCCCCAATTTGGTGACCTCTTTTTCCCTCACCCTCAGTGAGCTAATCCGAAAGCTGGATTAAAAAACTGGTGAACATGTTTTATAAAGCAACTTTAAACTGCAGCATGTACTTATGTGTATCTTTAATGTAGGCTATGGTCTTACATAGTCAACTAATTGGTAGCTTAGTAAACTATATTTTCAGTGCAGCTTTTGCTCACAGACTGTGCATTTATTCAAGGAGGACCAGTTTTCATAGATGGCATTGATGCATGCCTTAGCCAGCCAAGGGCTGAGCAAATTAACCTCTCTCTTACCCaacacacccacccccacacccacacacgacAATTGAGTCCAGTAGCAGAGAGAATCACTGAGGCAACTGTATAATCACAGTTGGTCTTTGATGACAGCTGTTTGACCACGACAACTCCCAAGGTGCTCATTACAACCCCaggaaggaaaagagggaggggaAACAGAAGAAAGGAAATGCCAAGAGGAGGTATTCGGTGGTGCATTGTTATTTGGTTGGGAGATCAACTTCACTTCCTCAGGCAGGTATAGGCCCACGACAACCAGGACATGTAAACCAAAGCCAGGATATGAGTGGGCCTTGGGGCTCACCATTAACCCCAGTGTCTCTGCCTGGAAGTCCAGTGTTGTGGAACCCCTTAATGGGCTCTTTGATGGGACTGTGTGTGCGGGGGGAGAAATGGAGGGGGTGTTATCGATGGATACTGCACCTCGGGCAGGAGCTGGAACACAGCGGTGGAGTAGAGTGTGCCGATGGAAAGGGCGATGAAGTAGACGAGGGCCCGGCGCATGTGGCGCGTCTTCATGAGGGGAACCAGGAAGGCACCGGTGAGAGAGAAGGCGCTGACCAGGGTCACGCTCAGAAATGAGAAACCCCAAACTGttgttggagggagggagggtgacacacacagagggatgaaggggggaaggggggggctTGAAGTGAACATTGGCCCACAtgcctttctctttctgtaGTAGGACACTGC
This portion of the Esox lucius isolate fEsoLuc1 chromosome 13, fEsoLuc1.pri, whole genome shotgun sequence genome encodes:
- the slc39a14 gene encoding metal cation symporter ZIP14 isoform X2, encoding MTQRLTTAQLTVLLALALLQCPPGRTQDEDQASPAQVLQGLLERYGDNATISVPQLRSLLTRLSAPGQGGNGTAAEGTATAPSAPPKMNRSRCLPADRLAVYSMNEQSRLDGRDLQELCPTMLQQLDIGACGAEKEEELIKEPSTKPTPAEVWGFSFLSVTLVSAFSLTGAFLVPLMKTRHMRRALVYFIALSIGTLYSTAVFQLLPEAFGFDPMVDNYVSKSTVVFGGFYLFFFTEKVLKMLLKRKDKGQGHGHSHFPASEQLYAAANGDMEEGMTEKLQQNGEAGLSLPRVDGGEGDRMLTPALTTPDSQSLGGGTSRGGCYWLKGTAYSDIGTLAWMITLSDGLHNFIDGLAIGASFTASTFQGISTSVAILCEEFPHELGDFVILLNAGMSIQQALFFNFLSACCCYLGMGFGILAGNSFSPQWIFALAGGMFLYIALADMFPEMNEVSREEEEAGGSSFFLTFTIQNAGLLTGFAIMLLLTTYSGAIAID
- the slc39a14 gene encoding metal cation symporter ZIP14 isoform X1, whose translation is MTQRLTTAQLTVLLALALLQCPPGRTQDEDQASPAQVLQGLLERYGDNATISVPQLRSLLTRLSAPGQGGNGTAAEGTATAPSAPPKMNRSRCLPADRLAVYSMNEQSRLDGRDLQELCPTMLQQLDIGACGAEKEEELIKEPSTKPTPAEVWGYGFLCVTLISLCSLVGASVVPFMRKTFYKRLLLYFIALAIGTLYSNALFQLIPEAFGFDPMVDNYVSKSTVVFGGFYLFFFTEKVLKMLLKRKDKGQGHGHSHFPASEQLYAAANGDMEEGMTEKLQQNGEAGLSLPRVDGGEGDRMLTPALTTPDSQSLGGGTSRGGCYWLKGTAYSDIGTLAWMITLSDGLHNFIDGLAIGASFTASTFQGISTSVAILCEEFPHELGDFVILLNAGMSIQQALFFNFLSACCCYLGMGFGILAGNSFSPQWIFALAGGMFLYIALADMFPEMNEVSREEEEAGGSSFFLTFTIQNAGLLTGFAIMLLLTTYSGAIAID
- the slc39a14 gene encoding metal cation symporter ZIP14 isoform X3, whose translation is MWANVHFKPPPSPLHPSVCVTLPPSNNSLGFLISERDPGQRLLSHRCLPGSPHEDAPHAPGPRLLHRPFHRHTLLHRCVPAPARVWGYGFLCVTLISLCSLVGASVVPFMRKTFYKRLLLYFIALAIGTLYSNALFQLIPEAFGFDPMVDNYVSKSTVVFGGFYLFFFTEKVLKMLLKRKDKGQGHGHSHFPASEQLYAAANGDMEEGMTEKLQQNGEAGLSLPRVDGGEGDRMLTPALTTPDSQSLGGGTSRGGCYWLKGTAYSDIGTLAWMITLSDGLHNFIDGLAIGASFTASTFQGISTSVAILCEEFPHELGDFVILLNAGMSIQQALFFNFLSACCCYLGMGFGILAGNSFSPQWIFALAGGMFLYIALADMFPEMNEVSREEEEAGGSSFFLTFTIQNAGLLTGFAIMLLLTTYSGAIAID